In Babesia bovis T2Bo chromosome 3, whole genome shotgun sequence, the genomic window GAGCACAGTTTTCTTGGATTCCTCATGCACCTATAGACATTAAATCAATGTACCATGTAACACAGACCTATTGAATAGATCAAAGGTACAGCTTACTACAATACTACTTGCATTcgtatatacagtatatCTAGACAGTACATACAGGATATATTATCACGTTACGTACATTGTATAATGCTATGCAGTTGCCATGTTGCAGCAATACTCCGGTGATGATTCACTGTGATAAAACTACTTCAATTTGGCCTATCTAGCACTACTGCTAGATCGTTTTACTATCCTTCCTTAAAGGGTATCGTTTCTACGACACCGTTGAATACTACTACAGCAATATTGAGCATCACTACactaatatataacactacAAGAGTATTGCTAGCAATTATTACCCATttattaatacattaccACTCTGTAATGTTAGTATTCCATGTCATTCCCGAGGTGTATGGGGAACACTGGCGCATCGACTCCATGTGAATATCCCGGGATTCTATTGCCAATATCTAGCCAAGATGCCAGACATTAAGGCTGGTATAGGCCCTTACTCTGATGAGGCTGCCCCTAAGGTGGCTAATCAGGTGAGGTACCTCATGCCCATCGCTAAGCTACTGTTCATCCTGGTAGCAATCCTAGGCTTTGGCTTCTGTATGGCAATGTTGCTGATGGCTACTGTGGAGGCTATACAGTTGAAGGCTATGCAGGATGGAGAGTTCAAGGATAAAAACGCTGATATGACTGCCCTGAGCATAGCTATCGTTTTGAGTCATCTAGCGCTCCACTTTCTAGGCTACAAATGCAGATTCATGAAGCTCCACTGGACTTCTTGGGACAGTGGACTGTTCATACTAGGCTTCGTGGTAGTCATCTCCGCGTTCTTTGCAGTGTTCATAGTGGTGATGCCAGGGAAAGACGCAACGCTAGGAGAAGACAAACAAGGCATTCGTCCCTATGGTGCCATGGCATTCACTGGCCTGGAGCTATTGGCAATGTTCGGGTTCATTATATGTGCCATGAAGACACACTGCTTCGGGGGCTGCATGACGCTTAACAAGAAGGTATTCTATACATttgcatttatatatatgctggTCTTTGCTGCCCATGCGTATACACTATATGATTTAAAAGAGAACAATGCTAACTATGGAGATAAGGACACCACCTGGCATCACCATAGGTTCATGGCAGCGGCTAACTACATTTTTGTGATTGGACTGTGCATCAGTGCATACCAGGTAAACTTATGCTGCATGTCATTTACCAAGTGTGATGCTGTGTTCATATTTCTGACTGGCACTGTCGTAGGCATCCTGATATCAGTATGCCTGTCAATGTTCCCAGAGATTGTGCAACAGCAATGGACCCTCGTAGGCCTTATCGctatgctatatatacttacgGTTGCACTGTTTTTGTACATCCATGCCAAGAGGCCGTTGTGCAAGTACTATAACCCAGATGTAATCACTTTCGGGATATTCGCGCTACTGTTCCTATTATTGGTATCCACCTTGATAGCCCTGGGGGCGAAACATCATGGTCATATAAGCGGAATGGCAGGCGACCTTAAAAACATTGCCCCAATAGCCATATTCGTTTACGGCTTCGTGGTATTCGTTGTAATGTTAATCTTCGGTTTCAAGGGCAATGCCATGAAGGTTATCAAGGCGTTCATGAAGCAGGCACGTGACGAACGACTCGTTAAGAACGGCCATGAGCTGGATGTCAAACCTTTGTACGAACCAGGCGTTGAGACACCGGGTAGTGAATGCAACCTTCGGGGACCGGAGTCATCAGGAGGTGTCTTCCGTGATTCGTGGTTACACCCAGCAATGTAGTTTGTTATACTATCGGGACTGAGCCCTGGAATTTTAACACATAAAGACTAAAGGTCGTCAACTAATGCAGTTAAAATGAAGAGATTACTATAATTAATGTAGTATAAGCTATTAGACCTTATTGCATGATAGGCAGCCGTGTTTATGCATACATTATCACTGTGTCAGTGATATTAAGGTAACTATTAACATTTACGGGCCATATTTAGTTACGATAGTTTAGTACCAGCTGCATAGTGATAGAATACGTGATCCGTAGGTATTGTCAGTTTATATAGAGTCATCTCTTTATATGGAGCAGAGAGAAGTTGAATTTCAAGGTGCGGCTCTGACCTTTATAAGGTGAAGACTAATAATTCGttgaaatgatatatgttttataaGGTAGGTAAACCTAGGCATAGCAGCGTTATTCTTTTCAATTGCTACTACGTCTGTTCATCCTCTCCACAGTCATCTATTGAAGAATGTAACGCTTCGACACGTAACCACATCGTGTTATTCCATATGTGATGGCATTGAAATCACATAGTTGCTACTTATATTTtactatatattgccaGTTTGTTAGACGAATATTACGTATATCCAATCAATGAAGCACCATTAAATCTCTGTTGCATCTGATGACAGGGATCATTAGAATTCTACAATACGCATCAGATGTCATCAAATGATACATCTCATACATATAAACCACAAACTACAATTAGAGCACTACCGCGGATAGAACACAGATTAAAGCCTGCTTATACACTACATAAACCCCTGAGACAACAGTTGAATCGATCCAATCTGACTGCAACCACATCACGATGTTACAACTTCTTCAGCTGCCTTTTTAGTGAACAAGTTCCGAATTTTGTTCCTGAAGATGTAACATAAAATGCCTCCTATGGCAAGGACACCGATGACAATACCGGCAGACCACGCAGGTTCAGTACTACCATTACTACTACACTTCCAAATAGAAACACAAACAACAATTACTAAAACCAGTATAACACCGGCTATTATCATCGCCTTCTTGTTGCCAAAGAATTTGCTGCCCACTCCTTTGGTCGAAGTGTCCACAGTAGCATCACCTTCAGGGGAGTTGGCGCTGACGCCAAGGAAGTAGAAAATACCAATCAAGCCAACAATAGAGTCCATCTTGAGTATTGGAGAGTAACAAAAAATCCAAAATAACAGTTGTATCCCTTGACTGGAGTATAGGAATGCTTAAGGCCACCTTAATAAAGCTGAAACAATCGAATGGTCAATATGGCACAGTGTTATTCTAATCTTTACGCATATACTTTAGATACAAACTACCGCACACATCCTGCCGAATACTGCAACTGCGATGTGCCCACTAAGAGTAGATGAGTCCAGATAACACTACAGAATAAAAAGACAAATCAGATACTATAATAATGTAGCCCCTAAAGgagtaatatatatggcgaCTTTTTAGAACTAAGTTTTAAGAAACTGTGATAACGGGCCCCCAAATGATACAATATGGCCGGAGATAGCGATTAATGTATCATGTATGTTTAAGTCTAGAGCAAGATCCAGAAGGCCTTAGATCATTATGTTTGTATTCTGTTGACCTAGTTAATTACTAGCAGTGCTGTGGAGTATCATTGTATAGTACCATCTCGACACGTAATGGACGTTAATGTTTCTCTGTGCCATAAGTTGTATCACGTGTTGAGATCAATGTCATTAGACAGTTGCTTCATTTAATACTCAGACGATTCAGTTCTTATCAACCCCTTTTGCTTTAATGATAGTTTTACCGGATATTCTAGCATAACGGCATTCTCATGTGAACAATGTTAGAAGGTGTTTTTTACCCAGTCGTGCTATATTCCTATATCATACGCTAAGCTGATGATATCTATTGAAAACTACCTACATCATTCTAGTAATCGCTTATTAGTGAAATATATTAGCCGAAACTCCATGGTTTCTGAATCATGTACAGTGTTCCAAAGTACGAGTCAATACCACCTGGTTATAGCTGAACGCGACAATAATCTATACGGATACCTATCTGGCATTACATGGCAATCACCCATAATAGTCATTTTGAATAACGCTATCAACAAATACTCTACATAAAGACTTATCACATAATAAAtgacattatattaaatccATACATCTGGTATGGCACATTATTGTTGAAGTTAGATCAACCCATGCTGATTAAAGGTAACACATTGATGGCGCTTAATGTGTATTACGCCCGGGAAGTTACATGTGTTACCGACCCGATATACTATTATGGCTCATAAGCACAAATAGTGTGCTCCATGCATAGTCCTATCCTTATAACTCGGAATTGACTACCATAAGGGTATGCTCCAGCTTACCCTTGACGTTTTGGTCAAACGATTCCTTAAAGCTTACAAAGCCTTCTTCTATACCGGTGAACAACCAGTATAGGAAACCATCCGTTACGCTCATTCCTTCAGTTGGCCATGGTTCTCCAGGTTTGTAAGCATTTCTTGTAGTTATAAATTGTTGTATATAGGCTTCCGATATATACTTGGTAATGTTCAAAACAAGAAGGTTTATACCCAAATTTACTGAAGACAAAGTGGAGCCATGTTTGCATTTGCATTCTTTACCATCACTTGCACCATTTGAGGGCTTTGCATTCCCATCAATGGCTGCAGTCGACGAATTAATTACTACTCTACCAGAAAAATAAAAGAATACTGTCAGGAATCCTACAATCAGAGGCTTCATATGGACAAGCTTCGCTACTGTCGACAAAGGGTAATGCATAATCACAATAAACATTATCCCTATGCCCAGATATGGAATGAGAAGGAGATATAGTAGGTAATAATAACGTTTGTTACCTTCCCACTTTTTTTTCATATCTGCTTTCTCAGCAAGGCACCATATACTTATACCAGAAATCGCTTGAAAGGTAGTGCATAGACTTTGAATTGGGTATCTGTGTTCAAACGTTACCATCTCGAATGGAGAGATGAGAGGATAAACTACAAATATAAACCCATAGCCTATGGTACTAGCTGCCATCATAGGAAAGGCGCCGCAATATGCGTTCAAAAATGAGCATTGGCCATTGCATTTTGAAGTTCCATTTTCACTACTCGGTTGTGGCGTTTCTGCATTATCACCTAACTTGGTGGAAATATAATAACTCCATACGATGGCCACAATAAATGATAGAGCCAACATAACAACAATGTTCGTTAACACGAGCCAA contains:
- a CDS encoding putative integral membrane protein, with protein sequence MDSIVGLIGIFYFLGVSANSPEGDATVDTSTKGVGSKFFGNKKAMIIAGVILVLVIVVCVSIWKCSSNGSTEPAWSAGIVIGVLAIGGILCYIFRNKIRNLFTKKAAEEVVTS
- a CDS encoding putative integral membrane protein; translation: MAEGKKEQNFLDYAANFLKGLSLMQPLNLCLLGSSFAMQRFGYGPDAVGIFIGMCHNSMELFYLFSALGALAIFTSFQSYGEKTKNIQRYCSILVSWIIVAVNVVILKAFAWGEGNSNVVLYYWALVIANFVAGIDDMIIYDISSDNIPSYDLGASCTGIFVALLHGITIFILHKIRKDVNYWLVLTNIVVMLALSFIVAIVWSYYISTKLGDNAETPQPSSENGTSKCNGQCSFLNAYCGAFPMMAASTIGYGFIFVVYPLISPFEMVTFEHRYPIQSLCTTFQAISGISIWCLAEKADMKKKWEGNKRYYYLLYLLLIPYLGIGIMFIVIMHYPLSTVAKLVHMKPLIVGFLTVFFYFSGRVVINSSTAAIDGNAKPSNGASDGKECKCKHGSTLSSVNLGINLLVLNITKYISEAYIQQFITTRNAYKPGEPWPTEGMSVTDGFLYWLFTGIEEGFVSFKESFDQNVKGKLEHTLMVVNSEL
- a CDS encoding putative integral membrane protein, giving the protein MPDIKAGIGPYSDEAAPKVANQVRYLMPIAKLLFILVAILGFGFCMAMLLMATVEAIQLKAMQDGEFKDKNADMTALSIAIVLSHLALHFLGYKCRFMKLHWTSWDSGLFILGFVVVISAFFAVFIVVMPGKDATLGEDKQGIRPYGAMAFTGLELLAMFGFIICAMKTHCFGGCMTLNKKVFYTFAFIYMLVFAAHAYTLYDLKENNANYGDKDTTWHHHRFMAAANYIFVIGLCISAYQVNLCCMSFTKCDAVFIFLTGTVVGILISVCLSMFPEIVQQQWTLVGLIAMLYILTVALFLYIHAKRPLCKYYNPDVITFGIFALLFLLLVSTLIALGAKHHGHISGMAGDLKNIAPIAIFVYGFVVFVVMLIFGFKGNAMKVIKAFMKQARDERLVKNGHELDVKPLYEPGVETPGSECNLRGPESSGGVFRDSWLHPAM